One segment of Acidovorax sp. DW039 DNA contains the following:
- a CDS encoding HDOD domain-containing protein yields MSASVPERVAAVTSHLIDQDIQKARAHPSVRAIVIPPCPESLVRLQEIIAAPELDSAALEQLASSDVAMAAAVIRTANSPLYGLAQPVQTVGMALMVLGLQPAVELLSAFITRNALHVRTPLLEHFWESSQRKAIACEHIGRQLYSFDPGLGYSFGLFCHVGMPVLVKAVRGYSGTVTEALARKDRTFTQTENAAHRTDHAVMGAIVARTWHLPPEVAQAIWLHHDFSCLHDERFDPTVRHLVALGLLAEFLVNHHENLAPTREWTQHGQACMDHLHVSQDELDHWIDELYPAFEAVTL; encoded by the coding sequence ATGTCCGCTTCGGTACCTGAGCGTGTAGCCGCCGTGACCTCTCATTTGATCGACCAAGATATCCAGAAGGCCCGGGCACACCCCAGCGTGCGCGCGATCGTCATTCCACCGTGTCCCGAGTCGCTGGTGCGCTTGCAGGAAATCATCGCCGCGCCTGAGCTGGATTCAGCGGCGCTCGAACAACTGGCTTCCTCTGATGTGGCCATGGCCGCTGCGGTGATCCGCACTGCCAACAGCCCTTTGTACGGTTTGGCCCAGCCCGTCCAGACCGTCGGCATGGCGCTCATGGTGCTGGGCCTGCAGCCTGCCGTGGAACTGCTGTCTGCCTTCATCACCCGCAACGCTTTGCATGTGAGAACCCCCTTGCTTGAGCATTTCTGGGAAAGCTCACAGCGCAAGGCCATTGCTTGCGAACACATCGGGCGCCAGCTCTACAGCTTCGACCCGGGACTGGGTTACAGCTTCGGCCTGTTTTGCCATGTCGGCATGCCCGTCCTGGTCAAGGCGGTGCGTGGATATTCAGGCACGGTGACAGAGGCCCTGGCCCGCAAGGATCGAACCTTTACCCAGACAGAAAACGCTGCGCACCGCACGGACCATGCTGTCATGGGCGCCATCGTGGCCCGCACCTGGCACTTGCCTCCCGAAGTGGCCCAGGCCATCTGGCTGCACCACGATTTTTCATGCCTGCATGACGAGCGCTTCGACCCCACGGTGCGCCATCTTGTGGCCTTGGGCTTGCTGGCGGAGTTTCTGGTCAACCACCACGAAAACCTCGCGCCCACCCGCGAATGGACGCAACATGGGCAGGCGTGCATGGATCATCTGCATGTATCCCAGGATGAGCTGGATCACTGGATTGATGAGCTTTATCCCGCGTTCGAAGCGGTGACCTTGTAA
- a CDS encoding methyl-accepting chemotaxis protein, which yields MKNLKISTRLTVAFGILVLLMIVLGSVSWIRSAHQKAELDDVLKTRIPVTKALGILEDGVSSQAIQYRNLVIFDSPEINGRANDVITKARQAVTAQYKQLEELVTSDEGKAILKKMTAQRGDFIKHADEFLALIKQGNKEEASKYLETQLRPAQIAYQATIKEQIELQAKRTTEAGSRAEDALHALQRDVLIAMALAIGLAIALALAIIRSITAPLNRAVVIADQVAAGDLTAPIEVTSQDETGQLLSALARMQQSLVRTVSVVRQNSESVASASAQIASGNNDLSARTEQQASALQETAASMEELGSTVRQNADNARTANQLAMNASSVAEQGGSVVAEVVETMKGINASSNKIADIITVIDGIAFQTNILALNAAVEAARAGEQGRGFAVVAGEVRSLAQRSAEAAKEIKSLITASVERVEQGSLLVDKAGETMTEVVTAIRRVTDIMGEISAASSEQSQGVGQVGEAVTQMDQATQQNAALVEEMAAAAASLNGQAGELVNAVAVFKLAQDASYRSAAPAQSISRAATPAYSAKSALAGKTGQTAAKLGKTPTNKPAASLAAPVAKAAPAPGGATNTAAAGGAPKAAAGAKTAGGADDEWESF from the coding sequence ATGAAAAACCTGAAAATTTCGACAAGACTGACAGTTGCATTTGGCATTCTGGTGTTACTCATGATCGTCTTGGGAAGTGTGAGCTGGATACGTTCCGCTCACCAGAAGGCCGAGCTTGATGATGTGTTGAAGACTCGAATTCCCGTTACCAAGGCTTTAGGAATTCTGGAAGACGGAGTCAGCAGCCAGGCCATCCAGTACCGAAATCTGGTCATTTTTGATTCGCCTGAAATCAATGGTCGCGCCAATGATGTGATAACCAAAGCCAGGCAGGCTGTTACAGCACAGTACAAACAGCTAGAAGAACTGGTGACTTCAGACGAGGGTAAAGCCATTCTCAAAAAAATGACCGCGCAAAGAGGTGACTTCATCAAGCACGCGGATGAGTTTCTTGCGCTGATCAAACAGGGTAATAAAGAAGAGGCTTCCAAATATCTGGAAACGCAGTTGCGGCCAGCGCAGATTGCCTATCAGGCCACCATCAAAGAGCAGATTGAGCTGCAGGCAAAGCGCACGACAGAAGCTGGAAGTCGTGCAGAGGATGCCCTCCATGCCCTGCAACGCGACGTCCTGATCGCGATGGCTCTGGCCATCGGCCTTGCAATAGCGCTGGCCCTGGCCATCATCCGCTCCATCACCGCACCGCTCAATCGCGCAGTCGTCATCGCAGACCAGGTTGCCGCAGGCGACCTCACAGCCCCCATCGAAGTCACCTCGCAAGACGAAACCGGCCAGCTGCTGAGCGCCCTGGCCCGCATGCAGCAAAGCCTCGTGCGCACCGTCTCCGTCGTACGCCAGAACTCCGAAAGCGTCGCCTCCGCCAGCGCCCAGATCGCCTCCGGCAACAACGACCTGAGCGCACGCACCGAACAGCAAGCCAGCGCCCTGCAGGAAACCGCAGCCTCCATGGAAGAGCTCGGCTCCACCGTGCGGCAAAACGCCGACAACGCCCGCACCGCCAACCAGCTGGCCATGAACGCCTCCAGCGTGGCAGAGCAAGGCGGCTCCGTCGTTGCCGAAGTGGTGGAGACCATGAAAGGCATCAACGCCAGCAGCAACAAGATTGCCGACATCATCACCGTCATCGACGGCATCGCCTTCCAGACCAACATCCTGGCGCTGAACGCCGCAGTGGAAGCCGCCCGTGCAGGCGAACAAGGCCGCGGCTTTGCCGTGGTGGCCGGAGAAGTGCGCAGCCTCGCCCAGCGCAGCGCAGAAGCCGCCAAGGAAATCAAGAGCCTCATCACCGCCAGCGTAGAGCGCGTAGAGCAAGGCAGCCTCCTGGTAGACAAGGCCGGTGAAACCATGACCGAAGTCGTCACCGCCATCCGCCGCGTCACCGACATCATGGGCGAGATCAGCGCCGCCAGCAGCGAACAAAGCCAGGGCGTAGGCCAGGTGGGAGAAGCCGTCACGCAAATGGACCAGGCCACCCAGCAAAACGCAGCCCTGGTGGAAGAAATGGCCGCAGCGGCAGCCAGCCTCAATGGTCAGGCTGGAGAACTCGTCAACGCCGTGGCTGTCTTCAAGCTCGCACAAGACGCCAGCTACCGCAGCGCAGCCCCTGCGCAGAGCATCAGCCGTGCCGCAACACCGGCCTACAGCGCCAAGAGCGCATTGGCAGGCAAAACTGGCCAGACAGCAGCCAAGCTGGGCAAGACTCCAACCAACAAGCCAGCGGCCAGCCTGGCGGCACCAGTGGCCAAGGCAGCGCCAGCGCCCGGTGGGGCGACAAACACTGCGGCGGCAGGGGGCGCGCCCAAGGCTGCAGCCGGTGCCAAGACAGCCGGTGGGGCGGATGATGAGTGGGAGAGCTTCTAA
- a CDS encoding peroxiredoxin, whose protein sequence is MTTLRLGDTAPDFTQDSTAGPIRFHEWAGNSWVVLFSHPADFTPVCTTELGKTAALGSEFAKRGVKPIAVSVDPVDSHQRWVHDINDTQNTTVNFPILADADRKVADLYDMIHPNASTTVTVRSVFIIDPKKVIRTTFTYPASTGRNFDEILRVIDSLQLTDSHKVATPANWKDGDDVIIVPSLQDPAEIAQRFPKGFKAVRPYLRITPQPNK, encoded by the coding sequence ATGACTACGCTGCGCCTGGGCGATACCGCCCCTGATTTCACCCAAGACTCCACTGCCGGGCCCATCCGCTTTCATGAGTGGGCGGGCAATTCGTGGGTGGTGCTGTTTTCCCATCCTGCGGATTTCACCCCCGTGTGCACTACCGAGCTGGGCAAGACGGCGGCCTTGGGCTCCGAGTTTGCCAAGCGCGGTGTGAAACCGATTGCGGTGAGCGTGGACCCTGTGGATTCCCACCAGCGCTGGGTGCATGACATCAATGACACCCAGAACACCACGGTGAACTTTCCCATCCTGGCAGATGCAGACCGCAAGGTGGCAGATCTGTACGACATGATCCACCCCAACGCATCCACCACGGTGACGGTGCGCAGTGTGTTTATCATCGACCCCAAAAAGGTGATCCGCACGACCTTTACCTACCCGGCCAGCACCGGGCGCAATTTCGATGAAATTCTGCGGGTGATTGACTCCCTGCAGCTGACCGACAGCCACAAGGTCGCCACGCCCGCCAACTGGAAGGATGGCGACGACGTGATCATCGTGCCCAGCCTGCAGGACCCTGCCGAGATCGCCCAGCGCTTTCCCAAGGGGTTCAAGGCGGTGCGCCCCTACCTGCGTATCACTCCCCAGCCCAACAAATAA
- a CDS encoding alpha/beta hydrolase, with protein MTSTSIIIVPGWRDSGPGHWQSIWAERLPNACRVVQDDWITPTRAAWVAQLEKTVLAQPHPVVIVAHSLGCIATTHMGEEAVARVKGALLVAPADPERRAVLSDFAPVPYAPLPYRSILVASSNDPYCPIRLAGAYARAWGSEFVRMQNAGHINIESGHGEWPLGVALLQSLTQEGGGAFAVGQMAEHPQSALQD; from the coding sequence GTGACATCTACCTCCATCATCATCGTGCCGGGCTGGCGGGATTCTGGCCCCGGCCACTGGCAATCGATCTGGGCTGAGCGCCTGCCCAACGCCTGCCGCGTGGTGCAGGACGACTGGATCACTCCTACCCGCGCGGCCTGGGTGGCACAGCTGGAAAAGACTGTTCTGGCGCAGCCGCACCCGGTGGTCATCGTCGCCCACAGCCTGGGTTGCATTGCGACGACCCACATGGGCGAGGAAGCCGTTGCGCGCGTCAAGGGGGCCTTGCTGGTCGCTCCCGCAGACCCGGAGCGCAGGGCTGTGCTCAGTGACTTTGCTCCGGTGCCTTATGCGCCCCTACCGTACCGCAGCATTCTGGTGGCCAGCAGCAACGATCCATACTGCCCGATTCGCCTGGCGGGTGCCTATGCAAGGGCCTGGGGCAGTGAATTTGTGCGCATGCAAAACGCGGGGCACATCAACATTGAATCCGGACACGGTGAATGGCCTTTGGGCGTTGCCCTGCTGCAATCTCTCACGCAGGAGGGGGGCGGGGCTTTCGCGGTGGGGCAGATGGCAGAGCATCCGCAAAGCGCTTTGCAGGATTGA
- a CDS encoding sulfate ABC transporter substrate-binding protein has protein sequence MTSLKLKTLLASLALTVSGIACAQNTLLNVSYDVAREFYKDYNAAFIAHYKKTTGQDVKVDQSHAGSSAQARAVNDGLAADVVTMNTTTDVQFLADNGVVAKDWNKKFPNDASPTTSTMLFLVRNGNPKNIKDWEDLIKPGVQVIVVNPKTGGNGRYAYLAAWGAIREKGGTEAQAAEFVGKLYKNVPVLAKGGRDATATFLQRNQGDVLITFESEVVSIDREFGAGKVDAVYPSVSVVAENPVAVVERTVAKKGTAQLAKAYLDYLYSEEAQEIAAKHAIRPRSEAVLKKYAATFKPIKQFTVAKYFGSLTEAQKVHFNDGGQFDKLYTPGSAK, from the coding sequence ATGACTTCTTTGAAACTCAAGACTCTTCTGGCTTCCTTGGCTCTGACTGTCAGCGGCATCGCATGCGCGCAGAACACGCTGCTCAACGTGTCGTACGACGTTGCTCGTGAGTTCTACAAGGACTACAACGCCGCGTTTATTGCGCACTACAAGAAAACGACCGGGCAGGATGTGAAGGTGGACCAATCCCATGCGGGATCCAGCGCCCAGGCCCGCGCCGTGAATGACGGCCTGGCCGCAGATGTGGTCACCATGAACACCACCACCGACGTGCAGTTCCTGGCTGACAACGGCGTGGTCGCAAAGGACTGGAACAAGAAGTTTCCCAACGACGCGTCCCCCACCACGTCGACCATGTTGTTCCTGGTGCGTAACGGCAACCCCAAGAACATCAAGGACTGGGAAGACCTCATCAAACCCGGCGTGCAAGTGATTGTGGTGAACCCCAAGACGGGCGGTAACGGCCGTTACGCCTATCTGGCGGCGTGGGGTGCCATCCGCGAAAAAGGCGGAACCGAGGCGCAGGCTGCCGAGTTTGTGGGCAAGCTCTACAAGAACGTGCCCGTGCTGGCCAAGGGCGGGCGCGATGCGACGGCCACCTTCCTGCAGCGCAACCAGGGCGATGTGCTGATCACGTTTGAATCAGAGGTCGTTTCCATCGACCGCGAATTTGGTGCCGGCAAGGTCGATGCCGTGTACCCCTCCGTCAGCGTGGTGGCTGAGAACCCCGTTGCCGTGGTGGAGCGCACTGTTGCCAAGAAGGGCACTGCCCAATTGGCCAAAGCCTACCTGGACTACCTGTACTCGGAAGAGGCTCAGGAAATTGCTGCCAAGCATGCCATCCGCCCCCGCTCGGAAGCCGTGCTCAAGAAGTACGCCGCCACCTTCAAGCCCATCAAGCAGTTCACGGTGGCCAAGTACTTTGGCTCGTTGACGGAAGCCCAGAAGGTGCACTTCAACGACGGTGGTCAGTTCGACAAGCTCTACACCCCCGGCAGCGCCAAGTAA
- the cysT gene encoding sulfate ABC transporter permease subunit CysT — protein sequence MTTATAVATAPAGRRASKRVLPGFGLSLGYTLFYLSIIVLIPLSALIFKTATLTWEQFWAAISAPRVLASYRLTFGASFLAALVNLFFGLLIAWVLVRYKFPGKKIVDALVDLPFALPTAVAGISLTALLAGNGWVGSILEPMGIQLAFKPAGVVIALIFIGLPFVVRTVQPVLEDAEKELEEAATCLGATRWQTFTKVILPSITPALLTGFAMAFARAVGEYGSVIFIAGNMPMVSEITPLIIIGKLEQYDYAGATAVAVVMLVISFILLLVINALQAWQRRNAGAPA from the coding sequence ATGACCACTGCGACTGCTGTGGCCACGGCCCCAGCAGGCAGGCGCGCGTCCAAGCGCGTGCTGCCTGGCTTCGGGCTCTCGCTTGGCTACACCCTTTTCTATCTCAGCATCATCGTGCTGATTCCACTGTCGGCGCTGATCTTCAAGACAGCAACGCTGACCTGGGAACAGTTCTGGGCGGCCATCAGCGCGCCCCGGGTGCTGGCCTCGTACCGGCTGACCTTTGGCGCATCTTTTCTGGCGGCGCTGGTGAACCTGTTTTTTGGCCTGCTGATTGCTTGGGTGCTGGTGCGCTACAAGTTTCCCGGCAAGAAGATCGTGGACGCCCTGGTCGATCTGCCTTTTGCGTTACCTACCGCGGTGGCTGGTATCTCTCTGACGGCGCTGTTGGCGGGCAATGGCTGGGTGGGCAGCATTCTGGAGCCCATGGGCATTCAGCTGGCCTTCAAGCCTGCCGGGGTGGTGATTGCACTGATCTTCATCGGCTTGCCCTTTGTGGTGCGCACGGTGCAACCCGTGCTGGAAGACGCGGAGAAAGAGCTGGAAGAAGCCGCCACCTGCCTCGGTGCCACGCGCTGGCAGACTTTTACCAAAGTGATCCTGCCGTCCATCACGCCCGCGCTGCTCACAGGCTTTGCCATGGCGTTTGCTCGCGCGGTGGGCGAATACGGCTCGGTCATCTTCATCGCAGGCAACATGCCCATGGTTTCTGAAATCACGCCGCTCATCATCATTGGCAAGCTGGAGCAGTACGACTATGCCGGTGCTACCGCCGTGGCCGTCGTCATGCTGGTGATCTCGTTCATCCTGCTGCTCGTCATTAACGCGCTGCAGGCCTGGCAGCGCCGCAACGCAGGAGCGCCCGCATGA
- the cysW gene encoding sulfate ABC transporter permease subunit CysW — MSAVNTRTVRRAQAGTTEAPWVRYTLITIALAFMLLFLVLPLAAVFAEALRKGFGAYLEGLREPDAWSAIKLTLLTALIAVPLNLVFGVAAAWCIAKYEFRGKAFLTTLVDLPFSVSPVVAGLIYVLMFGAQGWFGPWLQSHDIKIIFAVPGIVLATVFVTFPFIARELIPLMQAQGNDEEQAAIVLGATGWQTFWYVTLPNIKWGLLYGVILCNARAMGEFGAVSVVSGHIRGQTNTIPLHVEILYNEYQSVAAFAAASLLALLALVTLVIKTIAEHRNEQALKAASDLPPERPADAAAR, encoded by the coding sequence ATGAGCGCCGTGAACACCCGTACCGTGCGCCGCGCCCAGGCTGGCACCACCGAAGCACCCTGGGTGCGCTATACGCTGATCACCATTGCACTGGCGTTCATGCTGCTGTTTCTGGTGCTGCCCTTGGCCGCAGTGTTTGCAGAGGCCCTGCGCAAGGGCTTCGGTGCCTACCTGGAAGGCCTGCGCGAGCCTGATGCGTGGTCCGCCATCAAGCTCACTTTGCTGACGGCACTGATTGCCGTGCCGCTGAACCTGGTGTTTGGCGTGGCGGCGGCCTGGTGCATTGCCAAGTACGAGTTCAGGGGCAAGGCGTTCTTGACCACGCTGGTGGATTTGCCGTTTTCCGTTTCTCCGGTGGTGGCAGGCCTGATCTATGTGCTGATGTTTGGCGCGCAGGGCTGGTTTGGCCCCTGGCTGCAGTCGCACGACATCAAGATCATCTTTGCCGTGCCCGGCATTGTGCTGGCCACCGTGTTCGTCACCTTTCCCTTCATTGCCCGTGAGCTGATCCCGCTGATGCAGGCGCAGGGCAATGATGAGGAGCAGGCGGCCATCGTGCTGGGCGCTACGGGCTGGCAGACGTTCTGGTACGTCACCTTGCCCAACATCAAATGGGGCCTGCTGTATGGCGTGATTCTGTGCAACGCCCGTGCCATGGGCGAGTTTGGCGCGGTCTCGGTCGTGTCGGGCCACATCCGTGGGCAGACCAACACCATTCCGCTGCACGTCGAAATTCTCTACAACGAATACCAGTCTGTGGCTGCATTTGCAGCGGCGTCCCTGCTGGCCTTGCTGGCCCTGGTCACGCTGGTCATCAAGACCATTGCAGAACACCGCAATGAACAGGCTCTGAAGGCCGCCAGCGACCTGCCGCCCGAGCGCCCCGCAGACGCAGCGGCCCGCTGA
- a CDS encoding sulfate ABC transporter ATP-binding protein, with product MSIEIRNVSKQFGDFQALRDVSLNIASGELIALLGPSGCGKTTLLRIIAGLETADVGTIHFSGEDTTDVHVRDRNVGFVFQHYALFRHMTVFENVAFGLRVKPRGERPSEAQIKQKVTDLLKLVQLDWLADRYPSQLSGGQRQRIALARALAVEPKVLLLDEPFGALDAKVRKELRRWLRRLHDELHVTSIFVTHDQEEALEVADRVVVINQGRIEQSGSPQQVWDQPASPFVYGFLGDVNLFHGRAHEGLVHLQGMQIDSPEHQSAQNAKAFAYVRPHDLDVERYAPGAGLDAAGRPRGIVAQLSRAIVVGPIARLELIPSDDHKPADNAGSEALIEAQIPAQQFREQGFKEGETLVVTPRRARVFLDHAAGI from the coding sequence ATGAGCATTGAAATTCGCAACGTCAGCAAGCAGTTTGGCGATTTCCAGGCCCTGCGGGATGTCAGCCTCAATATCGCATCGGGTGAGCTGATTGCCCTGCTGGGCCCTTCGGGCTGCGGCAAGACGACCTTGCTGCGCATCATTGCGGGGCTGGAGACGGCCGACGTGGGAACCATCCATTTCAGTGGCGAAGACACCACGGATGTGCATGTGCGAGACCGCAATGTGGGCTTTGTGTTCCAGCACTACGCGCTGTTCCGCCACATGACGGTGTTCGAGAACGTTGCCTTCGGCCTGCGCGTCAAGCCCCGCGGCGAGCGGCCCAGCGAGGCACAGATCAAGCAGAAGGTGACCGACCTGCTCAAGCTGGTGCAGCTCGATTGGCTGGCAGATCGCTACCCATCGCAGCTCTCGGGCGGCCAGCGCCAGCGCATTGCGCTGGCCCGTGCCCTGGCGGTGGAGCCCAAGGTGTTGCTGCTGGATGAGCCGTTTGGTGCGCTTGATGCCAAGGTGCGCAAGGAACTGCGCCGGTGGCTGCGCCGCCTGCATGACGAGCTGCACGTGACCAGCATCTTTGTGACCCACGACCAGGAAGAGGCGCTGGAAGTCGCCGATCGCGTGGTCGTCATCAACCAGGGGCGCATTGAGCAAAGCGGCTCGCCCCAGCAGGTGTGGGACCAGCCCGCCAGCCCGTTTGTGTACGGCTTCCTGGGTGACGTGAACCTGTTCCATGGGCGGGCCCACGAAGGCCTGGTGCACCTGCAGGGGATGCAGATCGACTCGCCAGAGCACCAGAGCGCGCAAAACGCCAAAGCCTTTGCCTATGTGCGCCCGCATGACCTGGATGTGGAGCGCTACGCACCCGGTGCAGGGCTGGATGCTGCAGGCCGCCCACGCGGTATCGTGGCCCAGCTCAGCCGTGCGATTGTGGTGGGGCCGATTGCGCGACTGGAACTTATTCCCAGCGACGATCACAAACCAGCGGACAATGCGGGCTCTGAGGCCCTGATTGAGGCGCAGATCCCGGCCCAGCAATTCCGGGAGCAGGGTTTCAAGGAAGGGGAAACTCTGGTGGTGACGCCTCGCCGAGCTCGCGTTTTTCTGGACCATGCCGCAGGCATCTGA
- a CDS encoding disulfide bond formation protein B produces the protein MVLNWIDQAPRRVLALISVACVAMLAFGMYLQHVVGLEPCPMCIVQRYALILVAVCAGLASARGSKGWWMCWGVLALVASGFGAFVAARQSWLQWYPPEIATCGRDFYGMIENYPISRAIPMIFRGSGDCTAIDWTFLGGSIANWSFICFVGFGLVLLALLVRGLKGSQPARFSAA, from the coding sequence ATGGTATTGAACTGGATCGATCAAGCCCCACGCCGTGTGCTGGCGCTCATCAGCGTTGCCTGCGTGGCCATGCTGGCCTTTGGCATGTATCTGCAGCATGTGGTGGGGCTGGAGCCATGCCCCATGTGCATCGTGCAGCGGTATGCTCTTATTTTGGTAGCTGTCTGCGCAGGTCTGGCAAGCGCCAGAGGCTCAAAAGGCTGGTGGATGTGTTGGGGTGTGCTGGCGCTGGTGGCTTCTGGCTTTGGTGCCTTTGTGGCCGCGCGCCAAAGCTGGCTGCAGTGGTACCCCCCCGAGATCGCCACCTGTGGCCGTGACTTCTACGGCATGATCGAGAACTACCCCATCAGCCGCGCCATCCCCATGATCTTCCGTGGCTCGGGCGACTGCACCGCCATTGACTGGACGTTTCTGGGCGGCTCCATTGCCAACTGGTCGTTCATCTGCTTTGTGGGCTTTGGGCTGGTGCTTCTGGCACTGCTGGTGCGTGGGCTCAAAGGCAGCCAGCCCGCACGGTTCTCTGCTGCCTGA
- a CDS encoding glutathione S-transferase, translated as MTALPILYSFRRCPYAMRARLALAVSGQACELREVVLRNKPQALLQASPKGTVPVLVLPSGQVLEQSLDIMHWALALHDPERWLQPSRGTVADMLALVAQCDGPFKHALDRCKYPSRYPGADVEAERTAATAWLGQLNDGLATTPYLFGHHASLADMAIAPFVRQYAGIDAEAWAAQPWPHLQAWLEQFQGSALLASVMDKFPPWEEGTAGVEFPPTHAPS; from the coding sequence ATGACCGCCCTGCCCATCCTCTACTCTTTTCGCCGCTGCCCTTACGCCATGCGCGCACGCCTGGCGCTGGCCGTGAGCGGCCAAGCGTGCGAACTGCGCGAGGTGGTGCTGCGCAACAAGCCCCAGGCGTTGCTACAAGCGTCCCCCAAGGGCACGGTGCCTGTGCTGGTACTGCCCAGCGGCCAGGTGCTAGAACAAAGCCTGGACATCATGCACTGGGCCCTGGCCCTCCATGACCCCGAGCGGTGGCTCCAGCCCAGCCGGGGCACCGTGGCCGACATGCTGGCCCTGGTAGCGCAATGCGATGGCCCTTTCAAACACGCGCTGGACCGATGCAAGTACCCCAGCCGTTACCCCGGTGCCGATGTGGAGGCAGAGCGCACGGCAGCCACGGCCTGGCTTGGCCAACTGAACGACGGCCTAGCCACAACGCCCTACCTGTTTGGCCACCATGCGAGCCTGGCAGACATGGCGATTGCGCCATTTGTTCGGCAGTACGCAGGCATTGACGCAGAGGCATGGGCCGCACAGCCGTGGCCCCATCTGCAAGCGTGGCTGGAACAGTTTCAAGGCAGCGCACTTCTCGCCAGCGTGATGGACAAGTTCCCGCCATGGGAAGAAGGAACAGCGGGGGTGGAGTTTCCGCCGACGCACGCGCCCTCTTGA
- a CDS encoding rhodanese-related sulfurtransferase, giving the protein MSFSPPRFLTAALYQFVDLPDFADLRAPLQAQCDAHGVRGMLLLAHEGINGTIAGTPAGVQAVLDWLRSDSRFAALQHKEAATDHMPFYRMRVRLKKEIVTLGVPGLNPARNAGQYVKPQDWNALITDPSVVVIDTRNDYEVGIGTFERAINPHTRSFAEFPAWVAQQSQPGGVLEGKPKVAMFCTGGIRCEKSTALLKSQGFDEVYHLEGGILKYLETVPEEDSRWRGECFVFDERVSVGHGLTQGSYQLCRSCRMPLGEAELAHPHYVRGVSCPYCHGTRTPEQERALAERERQMQLAAQRGQEHIGARQPGSTAPVTTPYSEQDEAP; this is encoded by the coding sequence ATGTCCTTCTCCCCTCCCCGCTTTCTGACTGCAGCGCTCTACCAGTTCGTTGATCTGCCGGACTTTGCAGACCTGCGCGCGCCGCTGCAGGCGCAGTGCGACGCCCATGGGGTGCGCGGCATGCTGCTTTTGGCGCATGAGGGCATCAACGGCACCATTGCCGGAACCCCTGCGGGCGTCCAAGCGGTGCTGGACTGGCTGCGCAGCGACAGCCGCTTTGCGGCCCTGCAACACAAAGAGGCCGCGACAGACCACATGCCGTTCTATCGCATGCGAGTGCGGCTCAAGAAAGAGATCGTCACCCTCGGGGTGCCGGGCCTGAACCCGGCGCGCAATGCGGGCCAGTACGTCAAGCCGCAGGACTGGAATGCGCTGATCACCGACCCGAGTGTGGTCGTGATCGACACACGCAACGACTACGAAGTGGGCATAGGCACTTTTGAGCGGGCCATCAACCCGCACACCCGCAGCTTTGCGGAGTTTCCGGCCTGGGTGGCGCAGCAATCGCAACCCGGCGGCGTGCTGGAAGGTAAGCCCAAGGTGGCCATGTTCTGCACCGGTGGCATACGCTGCGAAAAATCCACCGCCCTGCTCAAATCACAGGGCTTTGACGAGGTGTACCACCTGGAGGGCGGCATCCTCAAGTACCTGGAAACCGTGCCCGAAGAAGACAGCCGCTGGCGGGGTGAATGCTTTGTCTTTGACGAGCGCGTCTCGGTAGGCCACGGGCTGACCCAGGGGAGCTACCAGCTGTGCCGGTCGTGCCGCATGCCCTTGGGAGAGGCCGAATTGGCGCACCCCCACTACGTACGCGGCGTAAGCTGCCCTTACTGCCACGGCACCCGCACCCCAGAGCAAGAACGTGCCCTGGCTGAACGCGAGCGGCAAATGCAGCTGGCCGCACAGCGGGGCCAGGAACATATCGGCGCCCGCCAGCCCGGTAGCACGGCACCTGTGACAACACCTTACTCCGAGCAGGACGAAGCCCCATGA